The following DNA comes from Miscanthus floridulus cultivar M001 chromosome 5, ASM1932011v1, whole genome shotgun sequence.
gatgaacaagGGGGCGAGGtgtcccaccaagacgccatggactagctagatgaagcccgtgacatcgccctcctctgttcgaccaagtaccagcagacgttgcgacggtaccacagccgacgggtgtgggaccgagccttcaatgtcagggacctcatcctccgcctcgtgcagagcaacaaggaccgccacaagctctccccttcCTCCTTCAGCAGTGGTGACCCCTTAGCATAGGCGAACCgtgccatctcatctacgttggatgacctccagctcgacatcgcgctccagattcacgaacggatctgtgagttcttctctccctggcattaccctctcttactagGGAGCCGATGCATTCggtgagaaggaaggagaagaggtggtggctCGGAGGCTgcggggaggtgggatgagaactcttTCCCCTCCtcctatttaaagagggggcttagcagctaaggaaaggcgaaaggttcggacgaaaaactctctgccttcccctattcaatacaaatgagaaatcaatgctgacagaaatttGAGGGGACGTGCCGGAAATGACGGGACGCGCTCTAGTCGACGGGACGCCACTTGGTAAGCCAAAACGTCACCCGggcatggcccgccactaatgcGCCTCGGGCGCGAGTACCGGGGCATGCTCACCTACATGCGACTCTCTGCTTCCCTAGACAGGACCATGGGACGACCCAATGACGAAACCTACCTCtagggggagcccaacgggcctcctgggtcgatcgggcggcccaggcaaaacaacgaatgaacgaccaattgaaagataagcacccctgtttatttactttgagtgttaaagtctttaccgagcctctgaccccagcaatggtaggggcatgaacatcgctcgggggctgtcgagggcgcctctttgtttaaacaccctcttagcccgacccctccttacgtttgaaAAACCAGAAGCACGGTGTGTGGGAATAAAACGAtgaatacaactggacgaaccaccagaccctacgccccgacggctatggtgttttttgttcaccagcataattgcattcacagttcctcacattactagccttagctcccgccttcccgaaaggagtttggaggggtccacctgcagAGCCCCCTTTTAGGGGGGAAGCTGATAGATCGCTTAAAAATCAATCAAGCAGCTCGGATCGCCGCcaagaaacaaaaacaaaaatagcgatacttatgcaggttacgccggCCTCGTCGCAAACATTAGACCCGAACCTAGCACAGACAggtctggtaggagcttcccatggctcataccaccaaggtaacgttaccgaccctcgCTTTCGTTTCGATTAAACTATATgctaaatccatacatccaaacattgcatatgcaaatccttgcaactcaacgcttcgtgtcgcgtcacgaagcggcagccgcctcattcaatatgagtgacgcctgaccggggttcgaaggccggcccacgaaggactcaaggccgcctcgtgtcaaatagagccaggggaggaaAACCGAAATGTGCCCCAgcggcctcgcccgaccctgttcagaagcgaacagggacatttcgacctttctcgttcgattctaacctcgagccagacccacagaatcttcgtcgaggagaggccaacgggccacctgagctcAGCGAacgactcgggcatctgccgagaggcgggttaagaagtagtggaatgccgcatgagggctctgccgaccccatcagcaaatgatggatccagattccacacgaacatacccattagcaagctcattgAGAGCGACACTCgaaccatcgaggcaagtgttgtcaactcagcccctctggtcatgaaaaccgaggatggggtagcgcgcgaaaacacggccgacccctagcagaccctAAAGGGCTTGGGGGttcgagccgctcgatccaagatcgagagaccaaggttcgaaggctgaccagcGAAGGGTCCGGGGCCGCCTCGCCTCAAAcaaaagctaggggagaaaacacagatgaacctcaacggcctttgcccgacccgcattaaggcaaatagggtcatctcaaccttcttgttcaatccagcctctagctgagcccatagaaaccccattgagggggaatctgttggaaggtagGCCAAGGAGTAATGGAACGCCACCCGAGGTCTTCACCGACCCTGCCACGAAGAAAATGGGATCGGATTCCGTCTAAACATCCCCGTTACCGATCTCATAAagcacatcactcgagccatcgaggcaagagaTGTTGCCTTAACCCCTTCGGTTGCGAAAAACTATTGATGGGACAACGATCATGAACGAACCAGCCCTTAACCAAATCCCCACCACGCACGGGGGCTCAGGGAAGGTTGGACCAGTGATAAGACCGAACGCATGGTCACAAAGCGATCATCAAAGTCCTAGGTAAGGGGTACGAGTAAATACAAACATAAGTTCGCCTCCCTtgctccggtctccagtaacatctgaCCCTAGCAACCGCAAGGGatcggatctcactcaggggctgataaaggtatgggtacctcctttcttttttcaaaaaaacattACATTAGACCTCCTCTTCGCATCAAGACTGATGGCAAGGTTTGGGGGAACAGACTAGTAAGACCgcaaaaagcccacgcccagacagctatggtaattttggtcaccagcataatcaaaatttcccctaaaaaCCTCAcaccctacggtcttaacaaacggaagggtcgattgtctaaatcttttttcatcgcaaaaagagaagaaggtaagatcaaacaaacgaaACGAAAATTACGAAACCGTTTCCAGGACACAAAagtactgacacttgttcacatattacaaataagtgtttatcaagctaactacttccgcgaagggagaacctcttatTTCAGCTTGTCCGCCAGGTTCCGCACGAGGGGAGTCACTACCTTTTCCATCTTGTCCAGCTCATCGTCATCATAGACAGGCGTGAAGCCATGACTCATTACCTCTAGGTTAatctcccgatcataatgggAACAGGcgacagcaaaggcttgggtgatcccagcgtgaaaggcgtcctcctcaagttggcctaccCGTGCCGTGATTCCTGCGACACGAGCTGCAAGCGAGCTAGATCCTTCTGGTTGCGCCACCCTTAGGGCATCGGTGACCACTCCGACAGCGGCTTGCAGAAGGTCATGCTCGTCGCTCTCGAGCTGGAGGATCCCTCGCACTTCGCTAAGCTCCTTCTCCAGCCTGGCAACAACGCTCTCAACGTCCAACCTTCGATTCACCGCGACTCCAAGATCCGCCTGGAGGGAGTCGGCCACCCCACACGCCTCGTCATGCTCCCGGATGGCCCGGTCGCAATCCTCACGGGCTGCACCATGCTCTGAGCGAAGTCTTTCCTCAGTCTGGcatagctcatcccgctcctcgCGCAACCGGGTGATCGTCTCGGTGTCCCGGTCTGCCCTCTGCTGCAATGccgcggacctctcctcagccttcagcttgaggtctcgCTCTATCTCTAGCTCTGCCAGGAGCTCGCCAGCCCGCTCACTGGCCATGGTGTCCTTCTGTAGCAGCTTGTcccgctccttttgaagcctggcgacatcctcctcatccagcttcaccctcgccgacaggtccttaAACATCCCATGAGCCTCCTCCGCGTCCCGATGCGCCTCAGCCTCTCGCTGCTGGGTGGTAGCGAGTTGCGCGCCCACATCTCCTCATAGCCTGGCCTCCTCGGTAAGGCGGCCCCTTTCCGCCTTTTGCTCATGAAGGAACTGGGACTTGTCCTAGGTACGAGCAATAATATTCTGAAAAGAGGATAGGAATTAGAAGACATGAAAGCACAGAAAtgtgtgaagaaagaagaaaacaagcaagAAGATCAAGCATATACCCGGCTAGAAGGAACGAGGATTTCACGCAAGGCACCACTAGCCTCATTCAAGGCATTCAACGTAGCCGAGAACCCGATGTCCAGATTTTTCTGCTCCAGGCTCTCAgcagcatcgtcgagcgagaacaGAACCGATGTTGGGTCCTCGGCGGCCATCCACTAGACCGGCAGCTCATCCCGTGTGGGGGACCAGCTGCCTCCCAACAACAAGGCCAAAGGCGGCTCCCTTCTAGTCCTTCCCACCACCATCACGACGCCCAAAGACCCTCtagccatgtcctcctccatccggcCTGCCCCGGGCGCCACGGCTTGGATCGCCGATGGTGCGGATTGTGCCACCCCCTCGGATGCCACCACGGTGGTGTCCGACCCCGCCGAGCTTGTCATGGTCGCGGCCACCTGCATCTGGGTCTCTGGCAGCGCGAACTGCGCGGCTCCGTCGGACGCCACCGTGGCTGCATCCGACTCTGCCTGGCCCTCGTCAGGCACCGTCACTTGGGTCATCGGGGGCATGGAATGTGCCACCCCCTCGAATGCCACCGTGGTTGTGTCCGGCTGCTCTCGGCTTGGCGCGGTCGCGGCCGCCTGCTCGGCAACCACCAAGGGCGCAGACGCCATAGGACCGGCCAACGAGGCCGCAGCGGCAGCgtcactcctgcccgaaacaggggcgaCGCTAGGCAACATGATCTACCCTGCCTAGAGGGCGAGGCTCTTCCTAGGCGCTAGCCCTAGAGAGCGGCCCGTCCGCAAGAATCTACACGAAGGAAAAAAGGGGCATAAGGTTGAAACAGAAAAATAAAGAAGAAAAAACGAGGGGAATCGGTGACATACTCTGACGCTTTCGGGCGGCAGGTACGTTTTGAGGATGAACCCCCagacccctgctccaactcatgtgggcGGGACCATTTCAAGCCTCCCCCCTGCTCCGAGGtaggggggctcatctcccttgtcTCCGGGGGCGCGGCACTAGAGCCGCTCCCCTTCATCTACTCATGGGGTGTAGTGCTAGAGCCGCCCCCtccatcagctcatggggcaCGGCATTGGAGCCTCCCCCCTCCGCCAGTACCTCGGGGCACAGCATTGGAGCCTCCCCCCTTTGCCAGTACCTCGGGGACAGCCTCGGATCCGTCCCCTCCCATCCATCGATCCTCCGCCGACACCCCGAGGGTGATGGTGGATCCTCCGGCTCCTGTCGGACCCAGAGGCAGGCCCGGCTCCACCGTCCCTGCGGACTCGCTTCCCCCCGCGTGGAACAGGAAAGGTCCCTGTGTGGGCAATGAGTCCTCATCCACCAGGTCACCCCAATTCACACCGCCTACTTCCGTACCGCCTCCCTCTTCGTCagactcatcgtcatcatcatcatcttcactgctagtctcctctcctcgatcgcgAGCTTGCTACTTCCGCATCACCTTCTTCTTTGTGAGCTCCctcgtcttcttgtcccaacTGGCCAAGGCGCGGTTTGCTGCCACCCGGGTTGGGTCCTTCGACAGCGGAGCCAGGCTGTCCTTGAAAAACAGTCCTCTCGGCTGATCCCGCTATCCCAAGGTTAGCATCAGGGGATTGGAAATTCAAGCGAAAAGAGGAGCAAGGGGAAAGGAAACTTACAAAGTCAACAAACCCTAGTTCTAGCCACATTggaggatgccccggcaccgggtACACAAAGTCGAGGATGGCGCCAACAGAGTCCTTCgtaggctccattgcctccttaatgcgctgcgccacCTCGAAAGGAGGGAGCGCTTCATCAGCAAGCGCCATCCCTTCGAACGATGCTTTAGGCACCATCTGATATAGGGGAAGCACACGTGCCATCAGCGGCGCAACCCTCCTAGCATGGTAGGCACCAataatccctgaccccttcatgcccctctccttcagagttC
Coding sequences within:
- the LOC136455390 gene encoding uncharacterized protein, whose product is MFKDLSARVKLDEEDVARLQKERDKLLQKDTMASERAGELLAELEIERDLKLKAEERSAALQQRADRDTETITRLREERDELCQTEERLRSEHGAAREDCDRAIREHDEACGVADSLQADLGVAVNRRLDVESVVARLEKELSEVRGILQLESDEHDLLQAAVGVVTDALRVAQPEGSSSLAARVAGITARVGQLEEDAFHAGITQAFAVACSHYDREINLEVMSHGFTPVYDDDELDKMEKVVTPLVRNLADKLK